A single region of the Changchengzhania lutea genome encodes:
- a CDS encoding XdhC family protein, giving the protein MTHEFKNIVNEAQNAAKKGVKSVLASVVALDGSSYRRPGVRMLILENGSMIGAVSGGCVEKEILLQSESVFSSGVSKIMTYDGRYRLGCEGVLYILLEEFAPDEAFYDTFQNCLTQRHVFRLQSFCYKKTGIFKTIGTQVLINNKLYKLSKFEISEAQKEHAVFEQLMTPCFKLLIIGAEHDAVQLCQFAALTGWEVTIISGVSESKSISDFPGASGFQTVSAESLDVKSIDNQTAIILMTHNFAIDLRYLVTIRETNPCYIGLLGPKRRRADLLSQFIEYCPDIDEAFLERIHGPAGINIGAVTPQEIAISIIAEILSVIREQEPMPLNRKAGSIHA; this is encoded by the coding sequence ATGACGCACGAATTTAAAAATATTGTAAATGAAGCGCAAAATGCCGCTAAAAAAGGTGTAAAATCGGTTTTGGCATCCGTAGTAGCCTTAGATGGTTCTTCCTATAGAAGACCTGGGGTGAGAATGCTTATTTTAGAAAACGGCAGTATGATTGGCGCTGTTAGCGGTGGTTGTGTTGAAAAAGAAATTCTACTTCAATCAGAATCGGTTTTCTCATCTGGTGTTTCAAAAATAATGACTTATGATGGACGCTATCGGTTGGGTTGTGAGGGCGTTCTTTATATTTTACTTGAAGAATTTGCTCCCGATGAAGCTTTTTATGATACTTTTCAGAACTGTTTGACACAAAGACATGTATTTCGCTTACAATCATTTTGTTACAAGAAAACAGGAATTTTTAAGACTATAGGTACCCAGGTTTTAATCAATAACAAGTTATATAAGTTATCAAAATTTGAGATTTCTGAAGCGCAGAAGGAACATGCCGTTTTCGAACAACTTATGACGCCTTGCTTTAAGTTACTGATTATTGGCGCAGAACATGACGCTGTTCAATTATGTCAATTTGCTGCTTTAACAGGTTGGGAGGTCACGATTATTTCTGGTGTTTCTGAATCAAAATCAATAAGCGATTTCCCTGGAGCTTCCGGTTTTCAAACCGTTTCAGCAGAATCATTAGATGTCAAATCCATTGACAATCAGACCGCAATCATCTTAATGACCCATAATTTTGCCATTGATTTAAGATATTTGGTGACCATAAGAGAAACCAACCCATGTTACATTGGTTTATTAGGTCCCAAAAGAAGAAGAGCAGATTTATTGTCTCAATTCATCGAGTATTGTCCAGATATAGATGAAGCGTTTTTGGAGCGCATTCACGGGCCAGCTGGTATTAATATTGGAGCAGTAACGCCACAAGAAATTGCTATCTCTATAATTGCTGAAATTTTATCGGTTATAAGAGAGCAGGAGCCCATGCCCTTAAATCGTAAAGCGGGATCTATTCATGCTTAA